From Astyanax mexicanus isolate ESR-SI-001 chromosome 13, AstMex3_surface, whole genome shotgun sequence, the proteins below share one genomic window:
- the srsf6a gene encoding serine and arginine rich splicing factor 6a isoform X1 gives MPRVYIGRLSYHVREKDIQRFFSGYGKLLEVDLKNGYGFVEFEDTRDADDAVYELNGKELCGERVMVEHARGPRRDRDGYGGGGYYGGGRSGYSSRSRSGRDKYGPPVRTEYRLIVENLSSRCSWQDLKDFMRQAGEVTYADAHKERTNEGVIEFRSQSDMRRALEKLDGTDINGRKIRLVEDKARRSRRSYSGSRSRSRSRRRSHSRSRRSSHSRSKSRSRSRSHSRRHHSRSRSNHKSRSRSGRKSRSKSPSSKSRSRKSHSRSRTHKSRSRSASRKSRSRSDTRKSRSKSTSKVKSERGSRGQSKEKSSSKKSRSRTASPAENGNEERDKSASRSPSPQAEKSGSKSPERASRSRSRSRSKTASHSKSRSRSRSRSRSASQD, from the exons ATGCCACGGGTTTATATCGGCCGTTTGAGCTACCACGTCCGGGAGAAGGACATCCAGCGGTTCTTCAGCGGCTACGGGAAGCTGCTGGAGGTGGATCTGAAGAACGG GTACGGGTTTGTGGAGTTCGAGGACACGCGGGACGCGGACGACGCCGTGTACGAGCTGAACGGGAAGGAGCTGTGTGGAGAGAGGGTGATGGTGGAGCATGCGAGGGGACCCCGGCGGGACCGCGATGGATATGGTGGAGGGGGTTATTATGGAGGAGGTCGCA GTGGATACAGCAGCAGGAGTCGCTCTGGCAGGGATAAGTACGGGCCTCCGGTTCGCACAGAGTACCGCCTCATTGTGGAGAATCTCTCCAGCCGCTGCAGCTGGCAGGACCTGAAG GACTTCATGCGTCAGGCCGGGGAGGTGACCTATGCGGATGCCCATAAGGAGCGCACCAACGAGGGGGTCATCGAGTTCCGCTCCCAGTCTGACATGCGGAGAGCTCTGGAGAAACTGGACGGCACAGACATCAACGGCAGGAAGATCCGCCTGGTGGAGGACAAGGCGCGCCGCTCTCGCCGTTCGTACTCTGGAAGTCGCTCGAG GTCCCGAAGCCGCCGCCGCTCGCACAGCAGAAGCCGCAGAAGCAGCCACTCCCGGAGCAAATCAAGGTCTCGCTCAAG gtcTCATTCCCGCCGGCACCACTCCCGTTCCAGGTCCAACCACAAGTCCCGCTCCCGCTCAGGCCGCAAGTCCCGCTCCAAATCTCCCTCCAGCAAGTCCCGCTCTCGCAAGTCTCACTCTCGCTCCCGCACTCACAAGTCCCGCAGCCGGTCGGCTAGCCGCAAGTCCCGCTCTCGCTCTGACACCCGCAAGTCTCGCTCCAAGAGCACCTCCAAGGTGAAGTCTGAGCGTGGGTCTCGCGGCCAGTCCAAGGAGAAATCCAGCAGTAAGAAGTCCCGCAGTCGCACTGCCTCACCTGCTGAGAACGGCAACGAAGAGCGCGACAAGTCCGCCTCTCGCTCGCCGTCTCCCCAGGCCGAGAAAAGCGGCTCAAAGTCTCCGGAACGAGCTTCCCGCTCTCGATCACGCTCACGATCCAAAACCGCATCTCACTCTAAATCCAGATCCAGGTCCAGATCTAGATCTAGGTCCGCCTCCCAGGACTAG
- the srsf6a gene encoding serine and arginine rich splicing factor 6a isoform X2, with amino-acid sequence MPRVYIGRLSYHVREKDIQRFFSGYGKLLEVDLKNGYGFVEFEDTRDADDAVYELNGKELCGERVMVEHARGPRRDRDGYGGGGYYGGGRSGYSSRSRSGRDKYGPPVRTEYRLIVENLSSRCSWQDLKDFMRQAGEVTYADAHKERTNEGVIEFRSQSDMRRALEKLDGTDINGRKIRLVEDKARRSRRSYSGSRSRSRSRRRSHSRSRRSSHSRSKSRSHSRRHHSRSRSNHKSRSRSGRKSRSKSPSSKSRSRKSHSRSRTHKSRSRSASRKSRSRSDTRKSRSKSTSKVKSERGSRGQSKEKSSSKKSRSRTASPAENGNEERDKSASRSPSPQAEKSGSKSPERASRSRSRSRSKTASHSKSRSRSRSRSRSASQD; translated from the exons ATGCCACGGGTTTATATCGGCCGTTTGAGCTACCACGTCCGGGAGAAGGACATCCAGCGGTTCTTCAGCGGCTACGGGAAGCTGCTGGAGGTGGATCTGAAGAACGG GTACGGGTTTGTGGAGTTCGAGGACACGCGGGACGCGGACGACGCCGTGTACGAGCTGAACGGGAAGGAGCTGTGTGGAGAGAGGGTGATGGTGGAGCATGCGAGGGGACCCCGGCGGGACCGCGATGGATATGGTGGAGGGGGTTATTATGGAGGAGGTCGCA GTGGATACAGCAGCAGGAGTCGCTCTGGCAGGGATAAGTACGGGCCTCCGGTTCGCACAGAGTACCGCCTCATTGTGGAGAATCTCTCCAGCCGCTGCAGCTGGCAGGACCTGAAG GACTTCATGCGTCAGGCCGGGGAGGTGACCTATGCGGATGCCCATAAGGAGCGCACCAACGAGGGGGTCATCGAGTTCCGCTCCCAGTCTGACATGCGGAGAGCTCTGGAGAAACTGGACGGCACAGACATCAACGGCAGGAAGATCCGCCTGGTGGAGGACAAGGCGCGCCGCTCTCGCCGTTCGTACTCTGGAAGTCGCTCGAG GTCCCGAAGCCGCCGCCGCTCGCACAGCAGAAGCCGCAGAAGCAGCCACTCCCGGAGCAAATCAAG gtcTCATTCCCGCCGGCACCACTCCCGTTCCAGGTCCAACCACAAGTCCCGCTCCCGCTCAGGCCGCAAGTCCCGCTCCAAATCTCCCTCCAGCAAGTCCCGCTCTCGCAAGTCTCACTCTCGCTCCCGCACTCACAAGTCCCGCAGCCGGTCGGCTAGCCGCAAGTCCCGCTCTCGCTCTGACACCCGCAAGTCTCGCTCCAAGAGCACCTCCAAGGTGAAGTCTGAGCGTGGGTCTCGCGGCCAGTCCAAGGAGAAATCCAGCAGTAAGAAGTCCCGCAGTCGCACTGCCTCACCTGCTGAGAACGGCAACGAAGAGCGCGACAAGTCCGCCTCTCGCTCGCCGTCTCCCCAGGCCGAGAAAAGCGGCTCAAAGTCTCCGGAACGAGCTTCCCGCTCTCGATCACGCTCACGATCCAAAACCGCATCTCACTCTAAATCCAGATCCAGGTCCAGATCTAGATCTAGGTCCGCCTCCCAGGACTAG